One window from the genome of Eleginops maclovinus isolate JMC-PN-2008 ecotype Puerto Natales chromosome 15, JC_Emac_rtc_rv5, whole genome shotgun sequence encodes:
- the sf3b6 gene encoding splicing factor 3B subunit 6, giving the protein MAMQAAKRANIRLPPEVNRILYIRNLPYKITAEEMYDIFGKYGPIRQIRTGNTPESRGTAYVVYEDIFDAKNACDHLSGFNVCNRYLVVLYYNANRAFQKMDTKKKEEQLKLLKEKYGINTDPPK; this is encoded by the exons ATGGCTATGCAAGCAGCGAAACGTGCTAAT ATTCGATTACCACCTGAGGTGAACAGAATTTTGTACATCAGAAACCTTCCTTACAAGATCACAGCTGAGGAGATGTATGATATCTTTGGGAAATATGGACCAATACGTCAAATCAGAAC AGGGAACACACCTGAGTCACGAGGAACAGCTTACGTGGTTTATGAAGACATCTTTGACGCCAAGAATGCCTGCGACCATCTGTCAGGCTTCAACGTCTGCAACCGTTACCTGGTGGTCCTCTACTACAACGCAAACAGA GCTTTCCAGAAGATGGacacaaagaagaaagaggaacagCTGAAGCTTCTAAAAGAAAAATACGGCATCAACACCGACCCTCCGAAGTAG